In one window of uncultured Acetobacteroides sp. DNA:
- a CDS encoding NADH-quinone oxidoreductase subunit M, which yields MSVLIYLLLIPLATSLLLLVPKKGIATKQIALVGSIIQLGFASWLTVHYISLRAAGEKAQMLFTQTFSWFAPLHINFTMGVDGIGLAMIMLTSMVVVAGVLISWKIESRIKMFFFLLTFLSVGAYGFFVSLDLFMMFFFLELAVIPKYLLIGVWGTGNKEKNAMKLALMLMAGSAVVFLGMIGLYLASGWYFGNNTWDLQTLATMNFPLAVQIPIYLLTFIGFGVFTAMFPFHTWAPDGHSSAPTAASMFLAGISMKLGGYGALRVATYLLPGAAVQYSWIFIVLAAIAILYGAFATLMQRDLKYMNAYSSVSHCGFVVLGIAVVTQVGMTGAVMQMVSHGIMTALFFAAIGMIYERTHTRMADELGGILTQIPFIGTAFIIAGLCSLGLPGFSGFVSEMTVFVGSWARAGVFYKVATILAASSIVVTAVYILRAVGFAIWGTIKNVEFKQLTDATWNERFAVILLVAGIVFIGTMPYWLTDLISPDVQEIAKRLVL from the coding sequence ATGAGCGTGTTAATATACCTTCTACTAATACCACTGGCAACATCGCTGCTGCTGCTTGTACCCAAAAAGGGTATCGCCACCAAGCAAATTGCGCTAGTAGGTAGCATCATTCAACTAGGGTTTGCCTCATGGCTTACCGTTCACTACATTTCGCTACGCGCTGCAGGCGAAAAGGCTCAGATGCTCTTTACCCAAACCTTTTCGTGGTTTGCTCCGCTACACATCAACTTCACGATGGGTGTAGATGGAATTGGCCTTGCCATGATTATGCTTACCTCTATGGTAGTGGTTGCCGGCGTGCTAATTTCGTGGAAGATCGAAAGTCGAATTAAGATGTTCTTCTTCCTGCTCACCTTCCTAAGCGTTGGTGCATACGGATTCTTCGTTTCGCTCGACCTATTTATGATGTTCTTCTTCCTGGAACTTGCCGTTATTCCTAAATACCTTTTGATTGGCGTTTGGGGTACTGGAAACAAGGAAAAGAACGCAATGAAGCTGGCTCTTATGCTTATGGCAGGTTCGGCAGTTGTATTCCTTGGAATGATTGGCTTATACCTTGCTTCGGGATGGTACTTTGGTAACAACACCTGGGATCTGCAAACTCTTGCAACCATGAACTTCCCACTGGCGGTTCAGATTCCTATCTACCTGCTTACCTTTATTGGGTTTGGCGTATTTACCGCCATGTTCCCATTCCATACTTGGGCACCCGATGGTCACTCGTCGGCGCCTACCGCTGCTTCGATGTTCCTTGCAGGTATCTCGATGAAGTTGGGTGGATATGGAGCACTTCGCGTTGCCACCTACCTACTTCCTGGTGCTGCGGTTCAATACTCTTGGATCTTTATCGTGCTGGCTGCAATTGCCATCCTTTACGGTGCATTTGCAACGCTTATGCAGCGCGACCTTAAGTATATGAACGCATACTCGTCGGTATCGCACTGTGGATTCGTAGTTCTTGGTATTGCCGTTGTAACCCAGGTGGGAATGACCGGTGCTGTAATGCAAATGGTATCGCACGGTATTATGACAGCCCTCTTCTTTGCCGCCATTGGCATGATTTACGAACGTACTCACACCCGTATGGCCGACGAATTGGGCGGTATCCTTACCCAAATCCCATTCATTGGTACGGCATTCATCATTGCTGGTCTTTGCTCGCTAGGTCTTCCTGGATTTAGCGGTTTCGTATCGGAAATGACCGTGTTTGTTGGATCGTGGGCCCGTGCAGGTGTCTTCTATAAGGTTGCCACCATTCTTGCTGCATCATCAATTGTTGTTACCGCAGTGTATATCCTCCGCGCAGTTGGCTTCGCCATTTGGGGAACCATTAAGAACGTAGAGTTTAAGCAGCTTACCGATGCAACATGGAACGAACGTTTTGCAGTTATCCTTCTTGTAGCAGGTATCGTATTTATTGGTACGATGCCTTACTGGCTAACCGACCTGATTAGCCCAGATGTGCAGGAGATTGCTAAACGCCTAGTATTATAA
- the nuoL gene encoding NADH-quinone oxidoreductase subunit L: protein MNLDIAAILIPLLPLLSFVVIGLSGKHMGQKMGGIIATTAILASLALSLVIAKQYFFDFGKVNGVYLPHIALNTQWLVFNSSLSINFGAILDPISVMMLVVVTAVSSMVHIYSVGYMHGEERYKNYYSYLSLFSFSMLGLVLSINIFQMYIFWELVGVSSFLLIGFYFTKQSAIAAAKKAFIVTRFADLGFLIGILVIGFGADSFNISTIIERLTTTGSIQMLGMKGITFLGLSSLSWGMLLVFAGAAGKSAMFPLHIWLPDAMEGPTPVSALIHAATMVVAGVYLVARLFPIYSISAPEILHFIAYVGVFTAVFAAIIATTQNDIKRVLAFSTLSQIGYMMFAIGVAGWGAEQSEGFTASMFHLFTHAFFKALLFLGAGVIIHAIHSNDMQDMGGLRKMLPITHITFLIACLAIAGIPPFAGFFSKEAILSSAYQADKLIFVLGVFASGLTAFYMFRLYFNIFWSKPADEHHNHEKGAGFMTIPLIILAFGAVFAGLIPFGEYVSADGKPIELVVHLGFSILPVAIAVIGIVIAYVLYFKKNDRSDKLAASLNGIYKTVYNKFYIDEIYLFVTKKIIFRLIGYPAAWFDRNVVDGAVQQSGLVAEKLSGSIKQMQSGKLQGYTMYFLGGIIVLAALLIFKFL from the coding sequence ATGAATTTGGATATTGCAGCAATACTTATTCCGCTACTTCCGCTACTCAGCTTTGTGGTGATTGGCCTTTCGGGCAAGCATATGGGGCAAAAGATGGGCGGCATTATTGCCACCACTGCTATATTGGCCTCGTTGGCACTTTCGCTAGTAATAGCGAAGCAGTACTTCTTCGATTTTGGTAAGGTAAACGGTGTTTACCTACCTCACATAGCGCTTAACACGCAATGGCTTGTATTCAACAGCTCGTTGAGCATTAACTTCGGAGCGATTCTCGATCCTATTTCGGTGATGATGCTCGTTGTAGTTACCGCCGTTTCGTCGATGGTACACATCTACAGCGTTGGGTACATGCATGGCGAAGAGCGTTACAAGAACTACTACTCGTACCTATCGCTCTTCTCGTTCTCGATGCTAGGATTGGTACTTTCGATCAACATCTTCCAGATGTACATCTTCTGGGAGCTTGTGGGGGTATCATCGTTCCTACTTATCGGATTCTACTTTACCAAACAGTCGGCTATTGCCGCTGCCAAGAAGGCGTTTATCGTAACCCGCTTTGCCGACCTAGGTTTCCTTATCGGTATTCTGGTTATTGGTTTTGGTGCTGATTCGTTCAACATCTCAACCATTATAGAGCGCTTAACCACCACCGGTTCTATCCAGATGCTCGGAATGAAGGGAATCACCTTCCTAGGACTTTCGTCGCTCTCTTGGGGTATGCTTTTGGTGTTTGCAGGTGCAGCCGGTAAGTCGGCCATGTTCCCATTACACATTTGGCTACCCGATGCTATGGAAGGTCCAACTCCAGTGTCGGCACTTATCCACGCCGCTACCATGGTTGTTGCCGGTGTTTACCTTGTTGCCCGTTTGTTCCCTATCTACTCCATCTCGGCACCCGAAATACTACATTTCATTGCCTACGTTGGTGTATTTACGGCAGTGTTTGCGGCAATCATCGCCACAACGCAGAACGACATCAAGCGCGTGCTTGCCTTCTCTACTCTATCGCAAATTGGCTACATGATGTTTGCCATTGGCGTTGCAGGTTGGGGAGCAGAGCAGAGCGAAGGTTTCACCGCATCAATGTTCCACCTATTTACCCACGCGTTCTTTAAGGCGCTACTGTTCTTGGGTGCTGGTGTGATAATCCATGCCATCCACAGCAACGATATGCAGGATATGGGCGGGTTGCGCAAGATGCTTCCTATTACCCACATCACCTTCCTTATCGCGTGCTTGGCTATTGCAGGTATTCCTCCATTTGCCGGGTTCTTTAGTAAGGAAGCCATCCTAAGTTCAGCATACCAAGCCGACAAGCTCATCTTTGTGCTAGGCGTATTTGCTAGTGGTCTTACTGCATTCTACATGTTCCGTCTTTACTTCAACATATTCTGGAGTAAGCCTGCCGACGAACACCACAACCACGAGAAGGGTGCTGGATTTATGACAATCCCACTTATCATCTTGGCTTTTGGTGCCGTATTTGCCGGACTCATTCCATTTGGCGAATATGTATCAGCTGATGGTAAGCCAATCGAGCTAGTAGTTCACCTTGGATTCTCGATACTTCCAGTAGCAATTGCTGTTATCGGTATCGTTATTGCCTACGTGCTTTACTTCAAGAAGAACGATCGTTCTGACAAACTTGCCGCATCGCTTAACGGCATCTACAAAACGGTATACAACAAGTTCTATATCGATGAGATTTACCTCTTCGTAACCAAGAAGATTATCTTCCGCCTTATCGGATATCCCGCTGCATGGTTCGACCGCAACGTTGTTGATGGCGCTGTTCAGCAATCGGGACTTGTTGCCGAGAAGTTGTCAGGCAGCATCAAGCAAATGCAGTCGGGTAAGCTACAAGGCTACACCATGTACTTCCTTGGAGGTATTATTGTGCTTGCCGCACTTCTAATCTTTAAATTCTTGTAA
- the nuoK gene encoding NADH-quinone oxidoreductase subunit NuoK, translating to MEQIPITHFLVLSTLLFFIGIFGFFTRRNMITMLMSVELILNSVNINFIAFNKYLYPNQLEGVFFTLFVIAIAAAEVTVAIAIIINLYRKFNTVDMDEADTLKH from the coding sequence ATGGAACAAATTCCAATAACACACTTTCTGGTGCTTAGCACCTTGCTGTTCTTTATCGGGATTTTTGGCTTCTTTACCCGTCGCAACATGATTACCATGTTGATGTCGGTGGAGCTAATTCTCAACAGCGTTAACATCAACTTTATTGCGTTTAACAAGTATCTATATCCTAATCAGCTCGAAGGGGTTTTCTTCACCCTTTTCGTAATTGCCATTGCGGCAGCCGAGGTTACGGTGGCTATCGCCATCATCATCAACCTCTACCGCAAGTTTAATACGGTTGACATGGATGAGGCTGATACCCTAAAACACTAA
- a CDS encoding NADH-quinone oxidoreductase subunit J, translating into MSAEIVIFYILALMAVAFGALTVFSRMIFRSAIYLLFCMVSIAGLYFLMSMEFIAGLQILIYVGGIIVLIIFSIFLTHKSGQKLPASKRSNLIWGGLLGVAGLALTLGVLFTHAFPQTSQVAVDASVKTIGIQMLDYTNHGYALFFEVISFLLLAALVGSIAIAIKDKKE; encoded by the coding sequence ATGAGCGCAGAAATCGTAATATTTTACATCTTGGCGCTAATGGCGGTTGCTTTTGGTGCCTTAACTGTGTTTTCTCGAATGATATTCCGCTCGGCAATATACCTGCTATTTTGTATGGTGAGCATTGCTGGACTTTACTTCCTAATGAGCATGGAATTTATTGCGGGTCTCCAGATTCTTATCTACGTAGGAGGTATTATTGTACTTATTATCTTCTCGATATTCCTTACCCACAAGTCGGGACAGAAGTTGCCAGCGAGCAAACGCAGCAACCTTATTTGGGGTGGACTACTTGGTGTAGCAGGCCTAGCGCTAACCCTTGGCGTGCTGTTTACACATGCGTTTCCACAAACCAGCCAGGTAGCTGTTGATGCATCGGTAAAGACCATTGGTATACAAATGCTCGACTACACAAACCACGGCTACGCATTGTTCTTCGAGGTGATAAGCTTCCTGCTTCTTGCCGCGCTAGTTGGTAGCATTGCCATCGCCATAAAAGATAAAAAGGAGTAA
- a CDS encoding 4Fe-4S binding protein has protein sequence MRRIFNFYKSIFLAIRSLWNGMKLTGYYSTHPKMWLVQPYPENRDTLVIPSRFKGNLTLKHDAENFHACTACGICEINCPNGTIKIISAMEEQEDGKKKKVLDKWQYHMGLCTFCGLCVDACPSEAIEFENTFEHAAYKSTTLNKVLNKPGSKLKPAVK, from the coding sequence ATGAGACGCATATTTAACTTTTATAAATCCATATTCCTTGCCATTCGTTCGCTTTGGAATGGAATGAAGCTTACGGGCTACTACAGTACGCACCCAAAGATGTGGCTCGTGCAGCCATATCCCGAAAACCGCGACACGCTGGTAATTCCTAGTCGCTTTAAAGGGAATCTAACGCTTAAGCACGATGCTGAAAACTTCCATGCTTGTACCGCCTGCGGCATTTGTGAGATAAACTGCCCCAACGGAACCATCAAGATTATATCTGCGATGGAAGAGCAGGAGGACGGCAAGAAGAAAAAGGTACTAGACAAGTGGCAATACCACATGGGTCTTTGCACCTTCTGCGGATTATGCGTAGATGCATGCCCAAGCGAAGCCATCGAATTTGAAAATACCTTCGAACATGCCGCATACAAGAGTACTACACTTAACAAGGTGCTCAACAAACCAGGTTCAAAACTTAAACCAGCCGTAAAATGA
- the nuoH gene encoding NADH-quinone oxidoreductase subunit NuoH yields MLLTITLADIIHSIDTWLNQVLSPNLAFAAELVMGGLAIICLILIMAIIQVYAERKIAGFMQLRYGPNRVGKWGTLQLFADVLKLFSKEVLMPKSADKLMFSIAPYIVTVVSFMALLPMAYAPGVQFWDINIGVFYVSSISSLAVIGILMAGWASNNKYSLLGAMRCGAQIVSYELSAGLSLITIVLMTGSLSVNDIIASQGDLWWIFKGHIPAIVAFVVYIIASTAELNRTPFDLAEAEQELTAGFHTEYSGMRFAMFFLSDYSNMFVTSMLATTVFLGGWMPFHIPGLDGFNHVMDFIPGVVWFFGKTLGFIILFMWFRWTFPRLRIDQLLKLEWKYLLPVSIINMIVAAVITLMNWLL; encoded by the coding sequence ATGTTACTAACAATCACACTAGCTGATATCATCCATTCGATAGATACTTGGCTCAACCAAGTCCTAAGTCCCAACCTCGCGTTTGCCGCTGAGTTGGTTATGGGAGGATTGGCCATTATTTGTTTGATATTAATTATGGCTATCATACAGGTTTACGCCGAGCGTAAGATAGCTGGTTTTATGCAGCTACGCTACGGTCCAAACCGTGTAGGTAAATGGGGAACCCTTCAGCTTTTTGCCGATGTGCTTAAGCTATTCTCGAAGGAGGTTCTTATGCCAAAGAGTGCGGATAAACTGATGTTTTCCATTGCTCCATACATTGTTACCGTAGTTAGCTTTATGGCTCTTCTACCCATGGCGTATGCTCCAGGCGTTCAGTTCTGGGACATCAACATTGGGGTATTCTACGTTTCATCCATCAGCTCGCTAGCTGTTATTGGTATTCTGATGGCAGGTTGGGCTTCGAACAATAAGTATTCGCTGCTTGGTGCAATGCGCTGCGGTGCTCAGATTGTGAGCTACGAGCTGTCAGCTGGTCTTTCGCTGATTACCATTGTACTTATGACGGGTAGCCTTAGCGTAAACGATATCATAGCGAGCCAAGGCGATCTTTGGTGGATCTTCAAGGGGCATATTCCTGCAATCGTAGCATTTGTGGTGTACATCATTGCAAGTACTGCCGAGCTGAACCGTACCCCATTCGACCTTGCTGAGGCTGAACAAGAGCTAACGGCAGGATTCCATACCGAGTATTCAGGTATGAGGTTCGCCATGTTCTTCCTTTCGGACTACAGCAACATGTTCGTAACCTCGATGTTGGCCACAACCGTATTCCTTGGGGGATGGATGCCATTCCATATTCCTGGGCTTGATGGGTTCAACCATGTGATGGATTTCATTCCAGGTGTAGTTTGGTTCTTCGGGAAAACTCTCGGATTCATTATTCTATTTATGTGGTTCCGCTGGACATTCCCTCGTCTCCGCATCGACCAGCTGCTAAAACTAGAGTGGAAGTATCTGCTACCTGTTAGCATCATCAACATGATAGTTGCTGCTGTAATTACGCTTATGAACTGGCTACTATAA
- a CDS encoding NADH-quinone oxidoreductase subunit D, with the protein MEIVKNFSESEDEQSFVINVGPQHPSTHGVLHLKMRLNGETVIDVEPNLGYIHRGIEKMNEALTYKQCIHLTSRMDYLSAHINNQAVSLAVEKGMQIEVPERAKAIRIIMAELQRLASHQIFYASIGLDMGAYTPYFLGFRERETILEIFEETTGNRLAMSYITPGGVLQDLHPNFVADVKKWIAQFKKNLPEFHQLFTGNVIVQSRLKNIGKLSIEDAINFGACGPVARASGLACDVRKRFPYDGYEKLQFDEIIYNGGDCWDRYMVRMDEMVQSVHIIEQLIDNIPSGPYREKLKGVPKVPEGEYYQRVETARGELGVYLVSDGGAKPYRLKYRTPNFANLSALRSMFIGQKIGDMIAIMATLDLIIPDIDR; encoded by the coding sequence ATGGAAATTGTTAAAAACTTTTCAGAGTCTGAGGACGAGCAAAGCTTTGTCATCAACGTTGGTCCACAGCACCCCTCTACACACGGTGTGCTTCACCTTAAAATGAGACTCAATGGCGAAACAGTAATTGATGTTGAGCCAAACTTGGGATATATCCACCGCGGTATCGAAAAGATGAATGAAGCGCTTACCTATAAGCAATGCATTCACCTGACCAGCCGAATGGACTACCTCTCCGCTCACATTAACAACCAAGCTGTTTCGCTTGCCGTTGAAAAGGGTATGCAAATTGAGGTGCCTGAACGTGCAAAAGCCATTCGTATTATTATGGCAGAGCTGCAGCGCCTTGCATCGCACCAAATATTCTATGCCAGTATAGGTTTGGATATGGGTGCATACACACCCTACTTCCTTGGATTCCGTGAGCGCGAAACTATCCTCGAAATTTTTGAAGAAACTACTGGGAATCGTCTTGCCATGAGCTACATTACTCCTGGCGGCGTGCTTCAGGACCTTCACCCCAACTTCGTAGCAGACGTTAAGAAGTGGATTGCCCAATTCAAGAAGAACCTTCCAGAGTTTCACCAGCTATTTACAGGTAACGTAATTGTGCAAAGCCGCCTAAAGAACATTGGCAAGCTAAGCATAGAAGATGCTATCAACTTTGGCGCATGTGGTCCAGTGGCACGTGCATCGGGTTTGGCGTGCGATGTTCGTAAACGTTTCCCTTACGATGGCTACGAAAAACTTCAGTTCGACGAGATTATCTACAACGGTGGAGATTGCTGGGATCGTTACATGGTTCGCATGGACGAGATGGTTCAGTCCGTTCACATCATCGAGCAGCTAATCGACAACATTCCATCCGGTCCATATCGCGAGAAGCTGAAGGGTGTACCTAAAGTTCCAGAGGGCGAATACTACCAACGTGTAGAAACTGCTCGTGGTGAACTAGGCGTATACTTGGTGAGCGATGGTGGTGCTAAGCCTTACCGCTTAAAGTACCGTACTCCAAACTTTGCCAATTTGAGCGCATTGCGTTCGATGTTTATTGGCCAAAAGATTGGTGATATGATTGCTATCATGGCAACGCTCGACTTAATTATCCCAGATATTGACAGGTAA
- a CDS encoding NADH-quinone oxidoreductase subunit C has protein sequence MSREELKGYLTNTFPQCTVEETFDFPLLWVSKEDITSVLTRLKDDEATQLNFLMCQTAVDRKTYFEVVYHLHSYSLKHEMVVKVKLADRDNAEIDSAASLWAGAEFFENEMYDLFGIRFKGHPYLRRFILGEDWPGYPLRKDYTDENMISL, from the coding sequence ATGAGTAGAGAAGAATTGAAAGGCTACCTTACCAATACGTTTCCACAGTGCACTGTAGAGGAAACTTTTGATTTTCCACTACTATGGGTTTCTAAGGAAGATATCACAAGCGTGCTTACTCGTCTGAAAGATGATGAGGCTACACAGCTTAACTTCCTAATGTGCCAAACAGCCGTAGATCGTAAAACTTACTTTGAAGTCGTTTACCATTTACACTCCTACTCTCTTAAGCACGAAATGGTAGTTAAGGTAAAACTTGCAGACCGTGACAATGCAGAGATTGACTCTGCTGCTTCGCTTTGGGCTGGAGCCGAGTTCTTTGAGAATGAGATGTACGACCTATTCGGCATTCGTTTTAAGGGACATCCATACCTTCGCCGTTTTATCCTTGGAGAGGATTGGCCAGGGTATCCACTACGCAAAGATTATACTGACGAAAATATGATATCGCTGTAA
- the nuoB gene encoding NADH-quinone oxidoreductase subunit NuoB codes for MDLTQKPDFPGEIYSDETGNTNFLVTTVDKLFNWARSNSLWPLGFGTSCCAIEMMSAASAKYDWSRFGFEVARYSPRQADLILVAGTITYKMAPVLKRLYDQMAEPKYVIAMGSCTITGGPFFYNSYSVVKGVENVIPVDVYIPGCPPRPEALIEGMMALQAKIKKGRAYIIDKPKKEQEDE; via the coding sequence ATGGATTTAACTCAGAAACCTGATTTCCCTGGAGAAATTTATTCCGACGAAACAGGAAACACTAACTTTTTGGTTACTACAGTTGACAAATTATTCAACTGGGCCCGCAGCAACTCGCTCTGGCCGCTCGGCTTTGGTACAAGTTGTTGTGCAATTGAAATGATGTCGGCAGCATCTGCTAAGTACGACTGGTCTCGTTTCGGTTTTGAGGTAGCTCGCTACTCACCTCGTCAGGCAGACCTTATTCTTGTTGCAGGAACCATCACCTACAAGATGGCACCCGTTCTAAAGAGACTTTATGATCAAATGGCAGAGCCCAAGTATGTAATTGCTATGGGTTCTTGTACCATAACTGGTGGTCCATTCTTCTACAACTCTTACTCGGTTGTAAAGGGAGTTGAAAATGTAATTCCTGTTGATGTTTATATTCCAGGATGTCCACCACGCCCCGAAGCTCTTATAGAGGGAATGATGGCCCTACAGGCTAAGATCAAGAAGGGTAGAGCCTACATTATTGATAAACCCAAAAAGGAACAGGAAGATGAGTAG
- a CDS encoding NADH-quinone oxidoreductase subunit A codes for MSVKKTNPLKGEVYECGVQTEGVTWVQFHVGYYLFALVFLLFDVEIAFMYPWAAAFKVVGIAALVEMLFFVLVLFLGLLYAYKKKALQWI; via the coding sequence ATGTCGGTTAAAAAAACGAACCCTTTAAAGGGTGAAGTTTACGAATGCGGAGTCCAAACCGAGGGTGTCACATGGGTTCAATTCCATGTTGGCTACTACCTCTTTGCCCTTGTCTTTTTGCTCTTCGATGTCGAGATTGCCTTTATGTATCCTTGGGCTGCGGCTTTTAAGGTTGTAGGCATTGCAGCACTCGTTGAGATGCTATTTTTTGTGCTCGTATTGTTCCTTGGGCTGCTGTATGCCTATAAAAAGAAAGCGCTACAATGGATTTAA
- a CDS encoding biopolymer transporter ExbD, with protein sequence MKVERSKRGNAVDVYTASLSDIMFFLLLFFLIISTLVNPSVIKLLLPKTQYAEQITAEKNINISITKDLQYYYNDKPISFQEIESQLQSELTDKKVNLTVILRADNSIPLQNVVDIVGIGNKLKVKVVLSALKN encoded by the coding sequence ATGAAAGTTGAAAGAAGTAAACGTGGTAACGCTGTAGATGTTTACACCGCATCGCTTAGCGATATTATGTTCTTCCTCCTGCTATTTTTCTTGATTATTTCCACGCTGGTTAATCCTTCTGTTATTAAGTTGTTGCTACCAAAAACGCAATATGCTGAACAGATTACGGCAGAAAAGAACATAAACATTAGCATAACAAAGGATTTGCAGTACTACTACAACGACAAACCTATTTCATTTCAAGAAATTGAATCTCAACTCCAAAGTGAATTAACCGATAAGAAAGTAAATCTTACAGTTATCCTTAGAGCGGACAACTCGATTCCACTTCAAAATGTGGTAGATATAGTTGGAATTGGCAATAAGTTAAAAGTCAAGGTAGTGCTATCGGCGCTTAAAAATTAA
- a CDS encoding MotA/TolQ/ExbB proton channel family protein, which produces MKGFEMLAAQVPAAVANGNYFDIIIKGGWILIPIALLSLVAIFVIFDRFVVIHGASKEDSLLIKEVKNYISDGKSNSALIYCQKNNQPLSQLIGEGIRYMDYSIEDIREAMEAKSREVLLYLENRMNLLALVASIAPMLGFLGTIMGVIKIFYTISITDNLSIGTISDGLYQKMICSAAGLLVGIIAFIGYHLLNNRIDKIAANMEKTGNEFIFFLKRGK; this is translated from the coding sequence ATGAAAGGTTTCGAAATGTTAGCGGCCCAGGTTCCTGCTGCCGTAGCAAACGGTAACTACTTCGATATTATTATCAAAGGAGGATGGATTCTTATCCCCATAGCACTACTTTCACTAGTTGCCATCTTCGTTATTTTTGACAGATTTGTGGTTATTCATGGCGCAAGTAAAGAGGATAGTTTGCTAATAAAAGAGGTGAAAAATTACATCTCGGATGGCAAATCAAACTCAGCACTAATCTATTGCCAAAAAAATAATCAACCACTATCGCAGCTAATTGGAGAGGGTATCCGTTACATGGATTACTCGATTGAAGATATTCGCGAAGCGATGGAAGCAAAGTCGAGAGAAGTTCTCCTTTACCTTGAAAATAGAATGAACCTGCTTGCTTTGGTTGCATCTATTGCCCCAATGCTTGGGTTCTTAGGAACGATCATGGGGGTTATCAAGATATTTTACACCATTTCGATAACCGACAACTTGAGCATTGGAACTATTTCCGATGGTCTTTACCAGAAAATGATTTGTTCGGCAGCTGGGTTGCTAGTTGGTATTATTGCTTTTATTGGCTACCACTTGTTAAATAACAGGATAGACAAAATTGCCGCCAATATGGAGAAAACTGGAAATGAATTCATTTTCTTCCTTAAGCGCGGGAAATAG